In Pseudonocardia sp. DSM 110487, the sequence CGGCGGCCATATCGGTATAGGTCATGTGTTCGATAGCAACCTCGAGGTCCATGCCGTTCGCCCGCTCCGGATGGTCGAAGAGCCAGCGAACGTAGAATCCGCAATCTTCGAGGGCCACGTGGGGAACAGCCCCCGTGCCGAGCGGGACTCGCCACGTGACGACACCGTCCTCGACGCTGGGGGTCATGGGCGTGAGCGGTGAGATCACCATCTCGATGTAGGGACCCGAAGTGAAGACCGCTGCCCCCATCCGGTCCCTGTTCTTTTCGTTTTGAAACAGCACCCATTCAGCCATCCGACCCTTGCCGTCATAATGGCCGGTGCGGAACCTGGAGTCGTAGCCGGACTTCTTGAGGGCGTAGTCGAGGTTCCCGTAGACGAAGAACTTGACGCCCTCTTCGATCGCTAGCTCGTAGCTGCGGATTGCCCAGTAGGTCTCGGTTTTCTCACCGGTATTGAACCCGTCGATGTTGATGAACACTCCGTCACTGCCGCGAAATCCTTCCCGCAGCACGTCTTCGTCGGCGAATGACCCTTCGAGGAAGGAGACGTTGCCGAGCGCGAGGAGGGCCTGGGCCCGCGGGGAGGTGGAATCGCGGGTGAGGACCCGAACGGAGTACTTCTGGTCGGCGACAAGAGCACGGACAATGGGCATCCCTTGAGCCCCGGTGCCGCCGATGACGAAGATGGTCGAGGTGACCTGAGAAGACATGGCTTTTGACTCCAGGGGTCTCATCGGGGCGCGGTGCCGTCGATGCGGGTGAG encodes:
- a CDS encoding NmrA family NAD(P)-binding protein yields the protein MRPLESKAMSSQVTSTIFVIGGTGAQGMPIVRALVADQKYSVRVLTRDSTSPRAQALLALGNVSFLEGSFADEDVLREGFRGSDGVFINIDGFNTGEKTETYWAIRSYELAIEEGVKFFVYGNLDYALKKSGYDSRFRTGHYDGKGRMAEWVLFQNEKNRDRMGAAVFTSGPYIEMVISPLTPMTPSVEDGVVTWRVPLGTGAVPHVALEDCGFYVRWLFDHPERANGMDLEVAIEHMTYTDMAAAFEKVAGHPAQYIDTDLDAYWSGPLKGAADLPAGYNADPDDKSTMSFRDNFTGFWNMWKYGIITRDYALLDEIHPNRIRTAEEWFRREDQVGKVLGKGSLWERVQPENWRSDSSILKGSADMRRGRL